ACTCCTCCTGGATCCTGCGGGCGGCGCCGATGATATGGCGCGCCTTCACCCGGTAAAATCCGGTCGGTCTGATGATCTCGCCGACCTCCTCCTCGTCGGCCGCTGCAAGGGCGGCCGGCGTCGGATAGCGTGAAAACAGGATCGGCCGCACGGCTTCGACAGCGCGGTCGGTGGTCTGTGCCGAGAGTATGGTGAGGATCAGTACCTCGAAGGGATCGCCGTAACTGATGCCGCCAGGAATGGTGTCAGGATAGTGCCGGAGCAGTGCCCGGTAGATTGCGCAGGGGGTTGCAACGTCCATAAAAGTGGGGTAGGGCAGATTCGAACTGCCGTCAAAGCGTCCCAAACGCTCTAGGATGGACCAGGCTACCCTACTACCCCGCAGCCCCTATACTTTCTGTGGTCTGTCCTAAAATAATTATGGTGTTTTTTTGTTTTAGAGGGGGAGCGGGGTGCATTTACCGTCGCTGACGATGGTTCCGGTGAACGTCCCCTCGCATACCGCCGCGGCGAGATTTTCGGGTTTTCTGCCGTCGATGACGAGGAGCGGGATGCCGCTGCGCTCGACCACCTTTGCGGCCACGATATCGATGACCGTGTTGGACCCGGCGTCGAGGCGAGCGCCCGAGATGATGCCCAGGAGTTCCTGCGGGGTCATCCTCTCATAGCGCCGCGCCGTCCGGTCGGTCTTGGGGTCGGCGCTGTAGATGCCGTCGACCGAGGTGCCGTTGATGATGAGGTCGGCCCCGACACTCTCGGCGAGCACCGCCGATACTGCGTCGGTCGTCTGCCCGGGGGTGACGCCGCCCATGACGACGATCTTTCCTGACTCGCCGTACTCCCGCGCCTGCTGGTACGAGGTGGCGATGCAGGGATATGCGGCATTGCCAAGGGCGTAGCAGAGGAGCGAGGCGTTGATCCTGGTGATCATGATCCCGATCTCGTCGGAGGCCGCCTCGTTGATCCCGAGCGAGCGGGCGACGCCGATATACCGCCGCGCCTCGCCGCCGCCGCCGACGACGACGAACACCTGCCCCCGCCTGGCCATCTGTTTCAAAACCTCTGCATACTCGGGGATTGTGTGGGATTCAAGGGCTGGTACAAGTATTGAGCCGCCCAGAGAGAGTACGATCTTTTTCATGCTGATCCAACCTTATCCGTTTGATAATGACTCACATATATCTTGTTGATACCTGCCGTCAATGCCAATACCTTTAACCTCTTCCCTGCCCCAGGCAGGCATATGCATGAAGCGCACCAGTATGAGCGTATCGGGGACGGTACGGTGCGGTGCTCGCTCTGCGCCCACCGCTGCACGATCGCCGATGGAAAACACGGGATCTGCGGTGTGCGCATCAACCGCGGCGGCACGCTCTACGCCGCCACCTTCGGAAAGGTCGTTTCCGAGGCGGTGGACCCCATCGAGAAAAAACCGCTCTTTCATTTCCTTCCCGGGACGCTCTCCTACTCGCTCGGGAGCGTGGGCTGCAATTTCCGGTGCCAGCACTGCCAGAACTGGGAGATCTCGCAGGCCGGCCTTGAAGACCTCCCGCTGATGACGATCAACCCTGAAGAAGGGGTGGAACGGGCGCTCGCATCGAGGTCGGCCAGCATTGCCTGGACCTATAACGAACCGACGATCTGGCACGAGTACCCCCTCGAGATGGGGAAGATCGCCAGAGCGCGGGGGCTCCAGACCGTCTATGTGACGAACGGGTATATCACCGAGGAGGCGCTTGCGGAACTCGCTCCCATGCTCGGCGCCTTCCGGGTCGATCTCAAGGCGTTTTCCGACGACTTTTACCGGAAGGTCTGCAGGGCCAGGCTTCAACCGGTGCTCGACGCCGCGGTCGCCGCGCACGAACACCGGATGCATATCGAGACGGTCACGCTGGTGATCCCTGGCCTCAACGACTCTATGGAGGAGATGGAGGCGCTGATCAGGTGGGTGGTCGAGAACCTCGGCCCGGACACGCCGATGCACTTTACCCGTTTTCACCCGGATTACCATATGCGGGACCGGGAACCGACGCCGTTTGCCCTCCTCGAGCGGATCTACCGGCGTGCGCGCGAACTCGGCGCGCACTACCCCTATCTCGGCAATGTCCCGCCGGGGCCGTATGAGAACACCCTCTGCCCGTCCTGTGGGTCGCTTCTGATCGAGCGCTCCGGGTTTATGAGCAGGACAGTCGGGCTTTCGAAGGATCGATGCGGTTCCTGCGGGGAGAGGATACCCGGTGTCTTCCCGGCCTGAGGGTCGTGCGCGATTTGTCGCCGACCGGATGCTCGGGACCCTGACCCGGTACCTCAGGCTGATGGGCTACGACACCCTCAGCGCGAACGCCCTCTCTCCGGGCAACCCGCGCGAGGATACGGTCCTCCTCTCGATCGCCGTCTCTGACGGGCGTATCCTCTTAACCCGCGACGCCGAACTGGCGCGGCGGGGCGGAGAGCGGGCGGTCTATCTCGCTTCGGAGGATCCGACCGAACAGGTGCGCCATCTTGTGGCGATGGGTCTTGTCGTGCCGTCTCTGCGGTTCGACCGCTGCTCCCTCTGCAATACGCCTCTTCGGCCGGCGAAAAAACGGGAGGTCGAGGGTGCGGATTATGCGCCGAAAGAGCGGCAGGGGCTCTCGTTTTACTGGTGTCCCCTCTGCCGCCGCCTCTACTGGGAGGGCTCGCATACGCGGCGCATCCGCCGGCAGATCCAGGACGCCGTCCCTGACCTCAGGGCTGATTGAAGATCACGCCGGTCTCGACCCGGTAGGCCCGCGCCGGGTCGGCGTTGCTGAGGGTGATATCAAAGATCTTTGTATCTCCGGGCATGAACCGTTCGATATACTGGTTTTTCGTGTCTGTGATCCTGTTCGCCTCCTCGTCGATGAGGGTGACCGTGATCACGACGCCCCGGCCCTCGATCGCTCCCTGGTTCTCCGCCTTGATCCGGGCGGTGAAGACGAATGGTCGGTCAGGACTGTAGCGGGGGGTGAGGGACGCAACCGTAACGACAATGTCGGGTTCTTCGCTGCCTGCCGGTGCCGGGGTGGCCGCGGTCGTCGGTGCCGGCGATCCTTCGGGCGGCGGGGCTGAGCACCCGGCCGCACAGGCAGCGGTCAGAATCAGGAGGAGGAGTATGGCTGTTCTGCGCATACATCTATTTCATATTTTCGATATATGAACGATATGATTTTTATTTCTGTGCCATTGCACTCCAGTAATCATATTCGTGCTTCCAACGTTCTTTGTTTGCGGTGACGAGCGTTTTCATCCTCTCTGCCATCTCCGCGTGGAACGCTTCCTGGTCCGGGTACGCCCTCCCCTCTGCGATCGCTGCGGCGAGGTCCTGCCCGAGCCTGAATGCCTGCGCCTCCGCAATAAAGAGCGCTTCAGCGTCGGCGCCGATATCGACGGCGACGGCGCCGACCGTGTCGGCCCCGAGCACCCTGAGCACGCCATTGAGGTAGTTCGCCACATCGCCTGCACCTGATCCGCCTGCGGTCGAGACTGCGCAGCCGTATTTTCCGACGAACCGCTGGCAGTGGATCGCATCTGCCATCCTGTCCAGCAGCACCTTCAACTGCGCGGTCACGTTGTTGATGTAATTTGGCGAGCCCAGGACGATCCCGTCGGCCGCGATCATTTTTCCGAGGGTCTCTTTATAGTCGTCCTTCTTCGGACACTCGCCCTGGTCGTAACAGAGCGTGCACCCCGTGCAGAACCTGATGTCGAGGGCCGCCGCGTCGATCCGCTCCACGCTGGCCCCGGCCTCCTGTGCTCCCCTGAGGACGGCGTCCAGAAGCGTGCCTGTCCTGCTCTCCCGCCCGCGCGGGCTTCCGTTGATCCCGACGATCTTCATCTCAATCATTGGGGGATGGCGCGGCCTGCCATTTTACATTTTTGCTCCCTGGTGATTCCGCCCATGGGGAGAGGGTCGAAAACCCCGGGGGGGTATGCCAGAGGAAGGGAGGAAACACTTCTCTCTATCAAAACCGTTTCCCGGGTTTTGTTGCTGTGGCGAACGGTCTGGTGGCCCTTTTTGCGGTATGCCGGTGTTCCTGCAATCGCCCGTGCATCCCTGGCTCCGGGGGGTACGGTCGGGGGAACTGCCAGGTCTGATCTGCATTATTATACCCGGTTCTGGATTTTATGCCTGAACTGTGCGTATCTGCTGCGATTCCGGATATTTTGGTGTCATGCATGAGTATTTATACTGAGGGGACAAATGGTTGTTGCAGCATCCCACTGCATAGGTAGCGTAATGTACGGCAACAGATTTGGTGGCCAGAGGGGTGGAGACAACTTCTCCCGCGGCCCCCGCGATATGCACAAGGCAGTCTGTTCTGACTGCGGTAAAGAATGTGAAGTGCCCTTCCAGCCGACTGAGGGGAGACCTGTCTATTGCCGGGAGTGCCTTCCCAAGCATAGGAAACCCAGGTACTAATTTTTTTTCTTTTGTTATGCCCGAAGCCGGGCTTATTCTGTCTGTCCGTTTCCCGGAGTATATGCGTACGGCAATGTTTCCGGTTCTCCTCTGTTTCATGGTGGTGACTCCCGGCACCGGCATCTCTTCACGCAAAGAACCAAAGCCCGGATCGAGTCCCGGTTAGCTTCGCAGAATTCGCGCCTGGGGCGTGAGCCTCTCCCGAAAAACCACGCGATCGTCCGGTATCGCACCCCGCATCTTGTCGTGTACGATCCTCTCCATCATCCAGATTCGCCGGTGGGATGGTTAGACGGGAGTATAGCCCCCCTCCACAATGGTGAAGAGTCCCTCTTTGAATCATCCGTAGCCTCCCTGCGTGTATGCTCCTCTGGGGCCTTTTTCCGCGCTGTTCCTTTATATCTGTAATTTATGCGCGGCAAAAAGGTTATTAATCGTTATTCAGACCTTTTAGTGCTATCAAAGCAGATGTTGATTCCTGTTCTGGCTAATATCCTCGATCTGTGGGTTCTGATGGTTTATTTTTTATCTATATTTTTACTACTTAATGTGATTTTTAATACAATATTTATGATTAAATATGTATTAAAAATGGGCTTATATCTGGTTTTTAGATAGATTTTAGTAATAATTGCTCTATATCTATATTGAGGCTTATGGTTGCCTTATTTTAATATTATTTTTTTATAATTGATGATTATAATTTAGCATGAACTGTTAAAATATCTAATTTACTTAGGAAATTTTATATGTGGCTTCCTGAAAACATCTAATGTCCCAATTCGGGGCTTGCAGGTAGTACGCTCCGGGATTTGTTCCGGTTAGCCGGCCTGAATCCTATGGGAACGTTTCTTCCTGCGCAAAGGGTAAAAGGATGAACTGATATGGCAGCATATTCAGAAACAATCGATCTCTATTCAGATGATGGGAAGCTGCTGAAAAGCGGCGTCACCCTCGATAAGATCAGCCCGCTGGTGAACCCCGCGACCAGCAAGATCATCGACCTGACGAAGAGAACGATTAATGTAAACCTCGGGGGCATTCAGAATGCTCTCAAGACCGGAAAGCTTGGAAAGGGCAAGAGCAAGATCCGGGGCCGTGAACTCGACCTCGCCATCATGGAGAACAAGGACGCCATCGTCGCCAGGATCAAGGAGATGGTGCAGGTCGAGGAGGGTGACGATACCGAGATCCTCGAGTTCAACAATGGTCAGCTCCTGCTCGTTCAGGTTCCAAAGAAGCGCCTGATGAACGCCGCCACCTACGACGCGGCAATCACCGCCGTCGCCTCGGCGACCACCTATGCGATCGTTGACCAGTTCAACATCGACGCCTTCAACGCATCGACCGTCAAGGCCGCATGCTGGGGCGGCTACCCGCACACCATGGACATGGAAGGCGCACTCGTCTCCTCTATCCTGTCCATCCCGCAGAACAACGAAGGTATCGGCTTTGCCCTGCGCAACGTCCCGGTCAACCACGTTGTCATGATGACCGGCAGGAACTCTCTCCAGGGCGTCGCTCTCGCCTCGACCCTCGAGACCGCCGGTGAGTTCGAGATGGGCGCCGCCATCGGTGCCTTCGAGCGCTACCAGCTCCTCTCTTACGCCTACCAGGGCCTCAACGCCAACAACATGGTCTACGACCTTGTCAAGGCAAACGGCGAGACCGGCACCGTCGGCTCTGTCGTCCAGTCCCTGGTCGAGCGTGCGATCGAGGACAAGGTCATCCTGCCCGGCAAGAAGGGCGGCTACTTCCAGTTCTACGACACCAAGGACCCGATGCTCTGGAACGCCTATGTTGCAGCCGGCTCCCTCGCCGCCACCATCGTCAACTGTGGTGCCGGCCGGTTCGCCCAGGCTGTCTCCTCGACCCTGCTGTACTTCAACGACCTCATTGAGCACGAGACCGGCCTGCCCTCCTGCGACTTCGGCCGCATGATGGGTACCGCCGTCGGTTTCTCGTTCTTCAGCCACTCGATCTACGGTGGCGGCGGTCCGGGTATCTTCAACGGCAACCACGTCGTTACCAGGCACGCCAACGGCGTCGCCATCCCGTGTGTGGTCGCCGCCTGCGCCCTCGATGCCGGCACCCAGATGTTCACGCCCGAAGGCACCTCCAAGGTGATGGGCGAGACCTATGGCAAGATCGATGTGTTCAACAAGCCGATGGACCAGATCGCCAAGGGCGTTGATCTTATTGCCTGATTCAGCCTTCCCCCAGTGCAGGATCGTTCCCCTGAGGCTTCTCTCGCCCACAACGGCAGAGCGGCTTCTCACCCGGATTGCAGGGATCCCGGGAGTCCGGCGGATCGTGCTTAACGGTCCCGGCCTCCCGGCCACCGTCCCGTACGGCCCGGCGAGAGGCTCGGCCAACCCCAATACCAACAGGCGAACGATCCAGGTCTGCGGTGCCGCATTCGAGATGAAGATCCAGACTGGCACGGTCACCCTCGAAGTCGAGGACGAAGAGACGATCAGGGCGGTGAAGGCGCTCTGCGACGAGTTCTTCACCATGATGCCCTATCGCCTCCAGACCGGCCGGTTCATGAAGAGCAGTCCCACCATGGTGGACTATGCACGCTATGGGCCCAATGCCGATGGGCGTGTCATCGGACTCTCTGATCCCAGAAAACGGGACGGACCGATCATCATCCCGGCAGCGCAGAGCGGGGGAAGTCTGTCTGACAATATGCAGATGGAAAATACACCAGATTCATTCAATTGAGGTGACAAAATGGCATACACACCACAGTATGGTCCGGGTACCTCTGTCGTTGCCCAGAACCGGCGCAACCAGATGAACCCCACCTATGAACTCTCGAAACTTCGTTCAGTTACTGACGAGGACGTCGTCCTGGTTCTCGGCCACCGCGCCCCGGGCGCGGCCTACCCGACCGCCCACCCGCCCCTTGCCGAGCAGCAGGAGCCCGCGGACCCGATGCGCAAGCTGGTCAAGCCCACCGAGGGCGCAAAGGCCGGCGACCGCGTCCGCTACGTCCAGTTTGCCGACTCGATGTTCAACGCCCCGTCCCAGCCGTACCAGCGCACCTACATGGAGTGCTACCGCTTCCGCGGCATCGACCCCGGCACCCTCTCCGGCCGTCAGATCGTCGAGTGCCGCGAGCGCGACCTCGACATGTACGCCAAGGACCTCATCGAGACCGAGGTCTTCGACCCGGCGACCGTCTCCTGCCGTGGTGCGACCGTGCACGGTCACTCCCTCCGTCTCGCAGAAGACGGCATGATGTTCGACGCTCTCCAGCGCTGTGTGCTCGGTGAGGACGGCATCGTCCGCTACGTCAAGGACCAGATCGGCGTTCCCCTCGACCGCCCGGTCGAGGTCGGCAAGCCCATGGACGCAGCGTGGCTCAAGGAGCACAGCACGATCTTCCACTCCCTTGCCGGGACTGCGCTCCGTGAAGACCCAGAATACATCGAGTACCTCCAGCGGATCCACTCGCTGAGGACCAAATACGGCTTCATGCCGAAGGAGGAGTGAATACAATGGCAAAGATTGAGAGATCCCAGAAGCTTTTCCTGAAAGCACTCAAGGAGAAGTTCCAGGGACAGGACGTCCAGTCCGAGAAGACCGAGTTCTACAAGTTCAACGGCGTCCGCCAGTCCCCGAGAAAACTTGAGTTCATGAAGGAGTCCCGCTCCATCGAGATGCAGCGCGGTATCTCCATGTACGACCCCGAGCGCTGCCACCTCGGCGGTATCCCGATGGGCCAGCGCCAGCTGATGACCTACGAGGTCTCCGGCACCGGCGTCTTTGTCGAGGGCGACGACCTGCACTTCGTCAACAACTCTGCGATGCAGCAGATGTGGGACGAGATCCGCCGGACCGTCATCGTCGGCATGGACATGGCCCACGCCACCCTGCAGAAGCGTCTGGGCAAGGAAGTCACCCCCGAGACGATCAACGAGTACCTGCACATCCTCAACCACGCCATGCCCGGCGGTGCGGTTGTCCAGGAGCACATGGTCGAGACCCACCCGGCGCTCACCGACGACTGCTACGTGAAGGTCTTCACCGGCGACGACGAACTCGCTGACGAGATCGACGCCCAGTACCTGATCAACATCGAGAAGCTCTTCCCGAAGAAGCAGGCCGAGGAGCTCAAGGCCGAGGTCGGCAAGTCGATGTTCCAGGCAATCCACATCCCGTCCATCGTTTCCCGCACCTGCGACGGTGGTACCACCTCCCGGTGGTCTGCAATGCAGATCGGTATGTCCTTCATCGCCGCGTACCGCATGTGCGCCGGTGAAGCAGCAGTCGCCGACCTCTCCTACGCTGCAAAGCACGCCGGCGTCATCCAGATGGGTTCCATCCTTCCGGCCCGCCGTGCACGCGGCCCGAACGAGCCCGGTGGCATCAAATTCGGCCACTTTGCCGACATGATCCAGGCCGA
Above is a window of Methanofollis tationis DNA encoding:
- the pyrH gene encoding UMP kinase; the protein is MKKIVLSLGGSILVPALESHTIPEYAEVLKQMARRGQVFVVVGGGGEARRYIGVARSLGINEAASDEIGIMITRINASLLCYALGNAAYPCIATSYQQAREYGESGKIVVMGGVTPGQTTDAVSAVLAESVGADLIINGTSVDGIYSADPKTDRTARRYERMTPQELLGIISGARLDAGSNTVIDIVAAKVVERSGIPLLVIDGRKPENLAAAVCEGTFTGTIVSDGKCTPLPL
- the amrS gene encoding AmmeMemoRadiSam system radical SAM enzyme, whose translation is MHEAHQYERIGDGTVRCSLCAHRCTIADGKHGICGVRINRGGTLYAATFGKVVSEAVDPIEKKPLFHFLPGTLSYSLGSVGCNFRCQHCQNWEISQAGLEDLPLMTINPEEGVERALASRSASIAWTYNEPTIWHEYPLEMGKIARARGLQTVYVTNGYITEEALAELAPMLGAFRVDLKAFSDDFYRKVCRARLQPVLDAAVAAHEHRMHIETVTLVIPGLNDSMEEMEALIRWVVENLGPDTPMHFTRFHPDYHMRDREPTPFALLERIYRRARELGAHYPYLGNVPPGPYENTLCPSCGSLLIERSGFMSRTVGLSKDRCGSCGERIPGVFPA
- a CDS encoding Mut7-C RNAse domain-containing protein — translated: MSSRPEGRARFVADRMLGTLTRYLRLMGYDTLSANALSPGNPREDTVLLSIAVSDGRILLTRDAELARRGGERAVYLASEDPTEQVRHLVAMGLVVPSLRFDRCSLCNTPLRPAKKREVEGADYAPKERQGLSFYWCPLCRRLYWEGSHTRRIRRQIQDAVPDLRAD
- a CDS encoding flavodoxin family protein, with the protein product MIEMKIVGINGSPRGRESRTGTLLDAVLRGAQEAGASVERIDAAALDIRFCTGCTLCYDQGECPKKDDYKETLGKMIAADGIVLGSPNYINNVTAQLKVLLDRMADAIHCQRFVGKYGCAVSTAGGSGAGDVANYLNGVLRVLGADTVGAVAVDIGADAEALFIAEAQAFRLGQDLAAAIAEGRAYPDQEAFHAEMAERMKTLVTANKERWKHEYDYWSAMAQK
- a CDS encoding CxxC-x17-CxxC domain-containing protein produces the protein MYGNRFGGQRGGDNFSRGPRDMHKAVCSDCGKECEVPFQPTEGRPVYCRECLPKHRKPRY
- the mcrB gene encoding coenzyme-B sulfoethylthiotransferase subunit beta; translated protein: MAAYSETIDLYSDDGKLLKSGVTLDKISPLVNPATSKIIDLTKRTINVNLGGIQNALKTGKLGKGKSKIRGRELDLAIMENKDAIVARIKEMVQVEEGDDTEILEFNNGQLLLVQVPKKRLMNAATYDAAITAVASATTYAIVDQFNIDAFNASTVKAACWGGYPHTMDMEGALVSSILSIPQNNEGIGFALRNVPVNHVVMMTGRNSLQGVALASTLETAGEFEMGAAIGAFERYQLLSYAYQGLNANNMVYDLVKANGETGTVGSVVQSLVERAIEDKVILPGKKGGYFQFYDTKDPMLWNAYVAAGSLAATIVNCGAGRFAQAVSSTLLYFNDLIEHETGLPSCDFGRMMGTAVGFSFFSHSIYGGGGPGIFNGNHVVTRHANGVAIPCVVAACALDAGTQMFTPEGTSKVMGETYGKIDVFNKPMDQIAKGVDLIA
- the mcrD gene encoding methyl-coenzyme M reductase operon protein D codes for the protein MPDSAFPQCRIVPLRLLSPTTAERLLTRIAGIPGVRRIVLNGPGLPATVPYGPARGSANPNTNRRTIQVCGAAFEMKIQTGTVTLEVEDEETIRAVKALCDEFFTMMPYRLQTGRFMKSSPTMVDYARYGPNADGRVIGLSDPRKRDGPIIIPAAQSGGSLSDNMQMENTPDSFN
- the mcrG gene encoding coenzyme-B sulfoethylthiotransferase subunit gamma, whose translation is MAYTPQYGPGTSVVAQNRRNQMNPTYELSKLRSVTDEDVVLVLGHRAPGAAYPTAHPPLAEQQEPADPMRKLVKPTEGAKAGDRVRYVQFADSMFNAPSQPYQRTYMECYRFRGIDPGTLSGRQIVECRERDLDMYAKDLIETEVFDPATVSCRGATVHGHSLRLAEDGMMFDALQRCVLGEDGIVRYVKDQIGVPLDRPVEVGKPMDAAWLKEHSTIFHSLAGTALREDPEYIEYLQRIHSLRTKYGFMPKEE
- the mcrA gene encoding coenzyme-B sulfoethylthiotransferase subunit alpha; amino-acid sequence: MAKIERSQKLFLKALKEKFQGQDVQSEKTEFYKFNGVRQSPRKLEFMKESRSIEMQRGISMYDPERCHLGGIPMGQRQLMTYEVSGTGVFVEGDDLHFVNNSAMQQMWDEIRRTVIVGMDMAHATLQKRLGKEVTPETINEYLHILNHAMPGGAVVQEHMVETHPALTDDCYVKVFTGDDELADEIDAQYLINIEKLFPKKQAEELKAEVGKSMFQAIHIPSIVSRTCDGGTTSRWSAMQIGMSFIAAYRMCAGEAAVADLSYAAKHAGVIQMGSILPARRARGPNEPGGIKFGHFADMIQADRKYPNDPARASLEIVGAGTMLFDQIWLGSYMSGGVGFTQYATAAYTDNILDEFTYYGMDYIKDKYNVDWRNPSAADRVKPTQDVVNDIATEVTVNAMEQYEQFPTMMEDHFGGSQRAGVIAAASGLSVGIATGNSNAGLNGWYLSMIIHKDAWSRLGFFGYDLQDQCGSANSLSMEPDRGLMGELRGPNYPNYAMNVGHQGEYAAIVGSSHYGRGDAFSLEPLIKITFADPSLKFDFAEPRREFAKGAIREFMPAGERSLIIPAR